A window from Pseudomonadota bacterium encodes these proteins:
- a CDS encoding acyl-CoA thioesterase, with translation MPSEFLHRRRVEFAEVDSGGVMHFANYFRFMESAEHAFFRSLGLRVFEREGDGTVAWPRVRATCTYQAPLHVDDEVDVLVIVASKRRRAVELWFAIYRGEERVALGAFRNVCVMLDPLTGTMKSRDIPSGVDACLEVADPERLAELPSPWR, from the coding sequence ATGCCTTCTGAGTTCCTTCATCGTCGTCGCGTCGAATTTGCGGAAGTCGATTCTGGCGGCGTGATGCACTTCGCCAACTACTTTCGCTTCATGGAGAGCGCCGAGCACGCGTTCTTCCGCAGCCTGGGCCTGCGTGTCTTTGAGCGCGAGGGCGATGGTACGGTGGCCTGGCCGCGGGTGCGCGCCACCTGTACCTATCAGGCACCGCTGCATGTCGACGACGAGGTCGATGTGCTTGTCATTGTGGCGAGCAAGCGACGACGGGCGGTTGAGCTGTGGTTTGCCATCTATCGCGGAGAGGAGCGGGTTGCACTGGGCGCGTTTCGCAATGTGTGCGTGATGCTCGACCCGCTCACGGGAACCATGAAGTCTCGCGACATCCCCAGCGGCGTCGACGCCTGCCTCGAGGTCGCCGATCCGGAGCGACTCGCCGAGCTGCCTTCGCCCTGGCGGTGA
- a CDS encoding PEGA domain-containing protein, with product MKRLIHVAMLAIALVAGFSLTAWADAPTRIPISIYTEPAGGVVHIDNQKIGNAPVTDWVVAPGTHKVAISRQGKVVCTREIKVSKAERFTINAPMSVACAAMCKKCMAAMAKCAACKKAGKTCAMCAEMCAKCADCKQMSAKPAAKAGSDCCGDCKRLGKTCPKCATKKCENHCKKG from the coding sequence ATGAAGCGCCTCATCCATGTCGCCATGCTGGCCATCGCCCTCGTGGCGGGCTTCAGCCTCACCGCGTGGGCCGATGCCCCGACGCGAATCCCCATCTCGATCTACACCGAGCCGGCAGGCGGCGTGGTGCACATCGACAACCAGAAGATCGGCAATGCCCCTGTCACCGACTGGGTCGTGGCCCCGGGCACGCACAAGGTCGCCATCAGCCGTCAGGGCAAGGTGGTCTGCACGCGTGAGATCAAGGTGAGCAAGGCCGAGCGCTTCACCATCAACGCCCCCATGAGCGTAGCCTGCGCCGCCATGTGCAAGAAGTGCATGGCCGCCATGGCGAAGTGCGCCGCGTGCAAGAAGGCAGGCAAGACCTGCGCCATGTGCGCCGAGATGTGCGCGAAGTGCGCCGACTGCAAGCAGATGAGCGCCAAGCCGGCCGCCAAGGCAGGATCTGATTGCTGCGGCGACTGCAAGCGACTGGGCAAGACCTGCCCGAAGTGCGCCACCAAGAAGTGCGAGAACCACTGCAAGAAGGGCTAG